A genome region from Halorussus pelagicus includes the following:
- a CDS encoding MBL fold metallo-hydrolase, with translation MSEPEFPTPDVEVESTDPQTLKDRIESGEEVFILDTRVPDDVDEWAIDGENVESSNVPYFEFLAGDPDEEVFEQLPDDREITVLCGKGESSEYVAGELVERGYDAHTLADGMQGWARIFESVEIDADTDATVAQYQRPSSGCMSYLVVSGDDAAVIDPLRAFTERYREDARALGADLTYAIDTHVHADHVSGVRALAAEGIEGVLPSVAIDRGVTYDGAVTDAEDGDVFQVGDVEIETVFTPGHTSGMTSYLVDGAVLLTGDGLFAESVARPDLESGDKGAPDAARQLYESLQERILTLDDDVIVGGAHFSDAADTREDGTYTETIGNLKETMDALTLDEDEFVELVLSDMPPRPANYEEVIATNLGQEEQSDEEAFELELGPNNCAASSDAMTDGEATQD, from the coding sequence ATGAGCGAACCAGAGTTCCCAACTCCGGACGTGGAGGTCGAAAGCACCGACCCCCAAACCCTGAAAGACCGCATCGAGAGCGGCGAGGAGGTTTTTATCCTCGACACGCGCGTCCCCGACGACGTAGACGAGTGGGCCATCGACGGCGAGAACGTCGAGAGTTCGAACGTCCCCTACTTCGAGTTCCTCGCGGGCGACCCCGACGAGGAGGTCTTCGAGCAACTGCCCGACGACCGCGAGATTACCGTCCTCTGTGGAAAAGGAGAGTCCAGCGAGTACGTCGCTGGCGAACTCGTCGAGCGCGGCTACGACGCCCACACCCTCGCGGACGGCATGCAAGGCTGGGCGCGAATCTTCGAGTCCGTCGAAATCGACGCCGACACCGACGCGACCGTCGCGCAGTACCAGCGCCCGTCCAGCGGTTGCATGAGCTACCTCGTCGTCTCCGGCGACGACGCCGCGGTCATCGACCCCCTGCGAGCGTTCACCGAGAGGTACCGCGAGGACGCCCGCGCGCTCGGAGCGGACCTGACGTACGCAATCGACACGCACGTCCACGCCGACCACGTCTCGGGCGTCCGCGCGCTCGCCGCCGAGGGTATCGAGGGCGTTCTCCCGAGCGTGGCAATCGACCGCGGCGTCACTTACGACGGCGCGGTGACCGACGCCGAGGACGGCGACGTGTTTCAGGTCGGCGATGTGGAGATAGAGACCGTCTTCACGCCCGGCCACACCTCCGGAATGACCTCCTACCTCGTGGACGGCGCGGTCTTGCTGACGGGCGATGGCCTGTTCGCCGAGAGCGTCGCCCGACCCGACTTGGAGAGCGGCGACAAGGGCGCGCCCGACGCGGCCCGCCAGCTCTACGAGTCGCTACAGGAGCGCATCCTCACGCTCGACGACGACGTTATTGTGGGTGGCGCACACTTCAGCGACGCCGCCGACACCCGCGAGGACGGCACCTACACAGAGACTATCGGCAACTTGAAGGAGACGATGGACGCGCTGACGCTGGACGAAGACGAGTTCGTGGAGTTGGTCCTCTCGGACATGCCGCCCCGGCCCGCGAACTACGAGGAGGTCATTGCGACGAACCTCGGGCAGGAAGAACAGAGCGACGAAGAGGCCTTCGAGTTGGAACTCGGCCCGAACAACTGCGCGGCGAGTTCCGACGCGATGACCGACGGCGAAGCGACGCAGGACTGA
- a CDS encoding sulfurtransferase TusA family protein, producing MNDAYDVTETLDVKGQSCPMPVVKSKQATDGLDDGDLLEVIATDAGSVSDIEGWANTTDGVELVDQREGDDVYKHYVRKTE from the coding sequence ATGAACGACGCATACGACGTTACTGAGACGCTCGACGTGAAAGGACAGTCCTGCCCGATGCCCGTCGTCAAGTCCAAGCAGGCGACCGACGGACTCGACGACGGCGACCTGCTGGAAGTGATTGCGACCGACGCCGGGAGTGTGAGCGACATCGAGGGATGGGCGAACACGACCGACGGCGTCGAACTCGTTGACCAGCGAGAGGGCGACGACGTGTACAAACACTACGTCCGCAAGACCGAGTAA
- a CDS encoding DsrE/DsrF/DrsH-like family protein: protein MSTDTQPAAETSGDTEDVAALRARVEELETELGEVKAEVGDDRKKMTIVATKGTFDMAYPPLILASTAAAFGWDVVVFHTFWGLDILHEEKSENLKLSAVGNPSMPMPDAVAALPFMDSMATRMMESKLDEQGTATIGELIELSLDTGVDLQACQMTMELMDYDEAEFYDEVTTGVGAATALEHMADADIQLLV, encoded by the coding sequence ATGAGCACGGACACGCAACCGGCGGCCGAGACCTCCGGCGACACCGAAGACGTGGCGGCGCTCCGCGCTCGCGTCGAGGAGTTGGAGACCGAACTCGGCGAGGTGAAAGCCGAGGTCGGGGACGACCGGAAGAAGATGACCATCGTCGCCACGAAGGGGACCTTCGACATGGCGTACCCGCCGCTCATCCTCGCCAGCACTGCGGCCGCGTTCGGGTGGGATGTCGTGGTTTTCCACACGTTCTGGGGACTGGATATCCTCCACGAGGAGAAGTCCGAGAACCTGAAACTGAGTGCGGTCGGCAACCCGAGCATGCCGATGCCCGACGCTGTCGCCGCGCTCCCGTTCATGGACTCGATGGCGACCAGGATGATGGAGTCGAAGTTGGACGAACAGGGCACCGCGACCATCGGCGAACTCATCGAACTGTCGCTCGATACCGGCGTGGACTTGCAGGCCTGCCAGATGACGATGGAACTGATGGACTACGACGAAGCGGAGTTTTACGACGAGGTGACGACCGGCGTCGGCGCGGCCACCGCGCTCGAACACATGGCCGACGCCGACATCCAGTTGCTCGTCTGA